A region from the Triticum aestivum cultivar Chinese Spring chromosome 3D, IWGSC CS RefSeq v2.1, whole genome shotgun sequence genome encodes:
- the LOC123076727 gene encoding nuclear poly(A) polymerase 4, translated as MARGSSRPENFGVTKPRSYAYPTEPEIHNTCNLLEVLDQHHPCKSAEERFLQSSALDKLNKIVQDWVKELTPRGIKEVNAIFFAFGSYFLQVDEFADPIDTICIGPSFVDHEHGFFKIFHDKMCQMNEVTRLKSVRNTNVPFMEFKLDGVPIKIVYASLPYSVIPFNFDLHQANVLSMDDVSRNSFDACRVTNEIYRLVPCNKTFTIALRTVKIWAKSRGLLSNVIGFLGDCDWAILVGRICQAHPFATLSTIVFEFFSIFSVWFWPNPVMLVDPRSDPHRLPVWDPHTNRNDIMPIISPVFPCKNIRADASASTLRDMIYHFKCGYEQCKLIKVNNNWRDLFMPYKFFEEYIRYVHIDLTADTEQKLELWKKIGESELLVLISKVVLILG; from the exons ATGGCGAGAGGTAGTAGCCGCCCAGAGAACTTTGGTGTGACAAAACCTCGGTCATACGCTTACCCGACGGAGCCCGAAATCCACAACACCTGCAACCTATTGGAG GTTCTAGACCAACACCATCCGTGCAAGAGCGCGGAGGAGCGTTTCCTGCAATCAAGTGCCTTGGATAAACTGAATAAA ATTGTTCAAGATTGGGTGAAAGAGTTAACTCCCAGGGGGATCAAGGAGGTCAATGCGATTTTTTTCGCTTTTGGCTCATACTTTCTACAG GTGGATGAATTTGCTGATCCGATTGACACTATATGCATAGGCCCGAGTTTTGTAGATCATGAG CATGGATTTTTCAAGATATTTCATGATAAAATGTGTCAAATGAATGAAGTGACCCGATTGAAGTCTGTTCGTAATACAAATGTGCCTTTTATGGAGTTTAAGCTGGATGGTGTCCCTATTAAAATTGTCTATGCTAGTCTTCCTTACTCAGTAATCCCATTT AACTTTGATCTGCATCAAGCAAATGTGCTTAGCATGGATGACGTGTCACGGAATAGTTTTGATGCATGTAGAGTGACTAACGAAATATATAGGCTGGTCCCGTGTAATAAG ACTTTTACGATCGCATTAAGAACTGTGAAAATTTGGGCTAAATCAAGAGGTCTTCTATCCAAT GTTATTGGTTTTCTTGGAGACTGCGATTGGGCAATACTGGTTGGACGTATCTGCCAAGCACATCCATTTGCCACGCTCAGCACTATTGTTTTTGAGTTTTTCAGCATATTCTCTGTGTGGTTTTGGCCAAACCCGGTTATGCTCGTGGACCCACGTTCGGATCCACATCGTCTTCCTGTATGGGATCCTCATACAAATAGGAATGATATTATGCCAATAATCAGTCCAGTATTCCCATGCAAAAATATAAGAGCTGATGCCTCCGCGAGCACGCTTCGGGATATGATATATCATTTTAAGTGTGGTTATGAGCAGTGTAAA CTAATAAAGGTGAATAACAACTGGAGGGATCTATTTATGCCGTATAAATTCTTTGAGGAATATATTCGATACGTGCATATTGATCTTACGGCGGATACCGAACAAAAACTTGAGCTTTGGAAGAAAATTGGAGAATCTGAATTGCTGGTGCTGATTTCAAAGGTAGTACTAATACTTGGTTAA